In Elusimicrobiota bacterium, the DNA window AAAAATTCCGTTAATGCTTCAAAGATGCGGAGAAAATATTAAGAACCCTATAAAGGCGCTAGGAATTTTGCTTTGGCACCTTTCTAACAGAAAATGGTTGAAAGAAAAAGGGCAGGATAAACTGGAGAGAATAAAAACCGGAAAGTTTGATCAGCCATACTGTTCCACTTTAAGTCTCGGGGTATAATTTGTTAGAATAGGCTCCCAAAAGGAGTCGCGTATGGAACTCGGAAAATTGGACTATAAATCAATTGTAATGCTACCCAAAAGTCAAGGATTCACCAGCTGTGTATTATAGCTGTTGAAGTAGTCTGCTGCCTCGGCGCTTGATCAAAGATGTCCGTCTTTTCTTGAAGCAATACTTTGCTAGTTTTTCTTACGGGAAATTGACATGGAATACCAAAAAATACAAATTGATAATGTAAGAAACCGGAATGATTGGAAAGACTTTCTCAATTTGCCTTGGCGTATCTACAAAGGCAACCAATACTGGGTGCCGCCTCTTTTAAGCGAAGTTAAAGAAACTTTAGATGTTAATAAAAATCCTTTCTGGGAGCATGCCCAAAGAGAAGTATTTTTGGCAAGAAAAGATGGCAAAGTTGTAGGAAGAATAGTTGCAATTGTTGATGAGAATCATAACAACTTCCATCAGGAGCAAACAGGTTTTTTTGGCTTTTTTGAATGTGTGGAAGATTTTGAAGTTGCAAAATCACTTTGGGACGCAGCAAAAAACTGGCTAAAAGTCAGAAAAATGCAGATAATGCGCGGTCCTGTAAATCCGAGCACGAATGATGAATGTGCATTTCTTCTAGAGGGTTTTGATAAACCGCCAACCTTTATGATGCCCTATACTCAACGCTATTATTTGAATTTGGCAGAGCAATATGGTTTTCAAAAGGCAAAGGATTTATACGCTTTTATTAAATATGGAAAAGATGGTATTCCAGAACGTATTGAAAGAATGGTAGAAATAATTAAGAAAAAGACTCGCGTTAAAATTCGGCCTATTGACCTAAACAATTTCGAAAGAGATGTTCAATATCTAAAAGATATTTATAACTCTGCCTGGGAAAAGAATTGGGGATTTGTGCCGATGACGGATAAGGAAATAGATTTATTAGCAAAAAAATTAAAACAATTTGGTGAACCGAAACTTGTCCTTTTTGCGGAGATTGATAATAAACCCGTGGGAGTTACTCTTACATTACCAGATCTTAATCAAGTTTTGAACAAATTAAATGGTAGATTGGGGCCGATCGAAATTCTAAAATTTCTTTATTATAAGAAAAAAATGGACGGAGCTCGTTCTCTTGTTGCTGGAGTAAAAAAGGAATATCGCAATAGCGGCATTATTGCTGTCTTGTTTTATGAAACACATAAGACAGGTGTTCGTCTTGGCTACAAATGGAGTGAACTTGGATGGAATCTCGAAGATAATGATTTAATTAATCAGTTCGACACTGAGATTGGCGGGAAAATTTATAAAAAGTATAGAATCTATGAAATGAAAATCTGAGCGAAAGCGAGGGAAGATATAATTTGCCAATTGTTAATCCTAATGTTTTTCTCAATAAAAATACAATTCAACCAACCTCAACAACACGCATAGCAGATTTAATCGTGTCACTTTAATCCAGCGAGCCTGCAACTCTTAATCTAATAAATTATGTTTCAGATTGATTTCTGTTCAAGAAAACCAGAAATCTCTATGAATGAAAAAATGCAAATATAAAGATTTTGGTAATACCAAAACGTATTATTCATTTTTTGTTCTGAGAATTCGCTTCAAGAATTATATATAATATAACTGCCAAAAAATCGACTGTAAGAAAAGCTAAATTTAGGAAATAATCCTTAATGGATAAAACGGCTAATACTGTCAGCGGAATCATCGCGGTCAATGCTTCGGCAGGGTCCGGCAAAACACACGCTCTGGCAAAAAGGTTCGTAAGCTTATTCCTTGCCCAGCCGAAAACAGCACTTTCCTTCAAAAACATTCTTGCCATAACTTTTACCAGAAAAGCATCTAAAGAGATGAAGCAAAGAATTATACAGTTTTTCAAAGAGATTTCGTTTAATACGGACAAGGGAAAAGAAGTTATTTTACCGGCTGAGCTTTCCTCTGCCCTTCAGCAAAAGGCACGAAAACTTGTTGACGAAATGCTTGCCAACTATGATTTTTTTCAGGTGCAGACAATTGATAGTTTTATGAATGCGCTTCTTAAAAGCTGCGCATTCCGGCTGGACCGTTCCGCGTCTTATGAAACTAAAACCGATCACAAGGAATACCTGATAAAGAGCCTTGACTTGGAAATAGAAAAAGCGCTCAAAGATGAAAAATTCAAAACCGTTTTTGACGAGTTTCTCCACAGGCTGATTTTTGTTGAAAACCGCATAAGCTGGTTTCCCAAAGAAGACATTCTAAAAGTCATGGAACAATTGGTTGATCAGACAAGCGCGTTCGGAAAAGAATTTATACCAGCGGACGCGTCCTCATCAAAAGATATAGTAGATCTTAAAAAACGGGCGCTGAAAATTTTAGAAGAGCTTTACGGTCATCTTCCGGAAAAGACCAATTCAACTTTTAAGAAAAAGCTTGGCACATTATTCGGACGTGCCGTAGAAAATTTTGTTTTTGATGATCTTTCAGAGAGCCTTACCCGCGAAGAATTTCCTATAAACAAAGGCGGCGAAGTGCCGAAAAAAACGCTTAAACTTTGGGATGAAGCGCGTGAAATGCTTCAAAAAATTGCGTTGAAAGAAGCTTATTCCTACTTCAATTACTACATAGAAATTTTCAAGAATGTCTACAATACATTTCAGGAAATCGCCAAAAAAGATGATATTCTTTTTCTTTCGGAATTCAACAAACAGGCAGAAACGCTTTTTGAGTCCGGCTCAAATATTATTCCCGAAGTCTATTACAGGCTTGCGTCGCGCTACCTTCATTTTCTAATTGATGAATTTCAGGACACCAGCGTGCTTCAATGGCAAAACCTTAAACCCCTTATTAAGGAATCGCTTGCATCCGGCGGATCATTTTTTTACGTTGGGGACAAAAAGCAGGCGATTTATAGTTTCCGAGGGGGAAACGCCGGGCTTTTTGACCAGGTCCCGGATCACTTGTACCAGTATGAAAGCAAGGAAACAAAACTTGAAGAAAACTATCGGAGCCAGAAAGCGATAGTTGAATTTAATAACGAAATATTTTCTGCAGAAAACCTAAAATCGTTTCTGTTAAATGAAAAAATAGAATTGGAAGAACCTTACCGAAAAGACATACTTAAAATATTTTCAAACATCAGCCAGAAATGGCAGGAAGAAAAAGGCCAAGGTTTTGTTTCAGCAGAAAAGATAGAATCAGAAAATGCCGAAGAGGAAGATCTAATAAAGGATAAATTATTAAAACTTATAGCTGATCTCCGTCAAAGGGCGTATGGTTTCAGGGATATTGCGGTCCTTTTCAGAGATAATGCCCAGGTTGAGCTGATTACATCATGGCTTATAGAAAACGATATCCCCGCGGAATCCGAAAAAACTCTTAACATTCGCGAAAACTCCCTTATCAAAGAGCTTATATCGTTCATAATGTTTTTAAATTCTCCTATAGATAATGCGGCTTTTGTTTCGTTTGTTACAGGAGACATATTTTTAAATGTGTCAAAAATCCCCGAAGATGAAATGC includes these proteins:
- a CDS encoding UvrD-helicase domain-containing protein; this translates as MDKTANTVSGIIAVNASAGSGKTHALAKRFVSLFLAQPKTALSFKNILAITFTRKASKEMKQRIIQFFKEISFNTDKGKEVILPAELSSALQQKARKLVDEMLANYDFFQVQTIDSFMNALLKSCAFRLDRSASYETKTDHKEYLIKSLDLEIEKALKDEKFKTVFDEFLHRLIFVENRISWFPKEDILKVMEQLVDQTSAFGKEFIPADASSSKDIVDLKKRALKILEELYGHLPEKTNSTFKKKLGTLFGRAVENFVFDDLSESLTREEFPINKGGEVPKKTLKLWDEAREMLQKIALKEAYSYFNYYIEIFKNVYNTFQEIAKKDDILFLSEFNKQAETLFESGSNIIPEVYYRLASRYLHFLIDEFQDTSVLQWQNLKPLIKESLASGGSFFYVGDKKQAIYSFRGGNAGLFDQVPDHLYQYESKETKLEENYRSQKAIVEFNNEIFSAENLKSFLLNEKIELEEPYRKDILKIFSNISQKWQEEKGQGFVSAEKIESENAEEEDLIKDKLLKLIADLRQRAYGFRDIAVLFRDNAQVELITSWLIENDIPAESEKTLNIRENSLIKELISFIMFLNSPIDNAAFVSFVTGDIFLNVSKIPEDEMRDFIFSHNPRKTGRKENLYKLFRDSYPDIWDKLIEPFFITVGVLPFYEFIINIFSTYNILEKFSECHLFFISFLELVKEKSKENSGIAYFLDYFLKAEAKELFVHSAKADAVKVLTIHGAKGLQFPVVINPFFEIVIQNSGTFYIPAEKGIFMIPLKEARDKFAEKLMEFESRDTKENCINELNTAYVALTRAEEELYIWYTRKTSNRTNLAAFLFSKDKIETGTKNIFIHKDETLNEVRISPQNYQGLSEFLKDEREDILKITKRKEVTYGNALHYAFSFIGNLSGKSFEKEIETIAIKTALKFGKIFEDKVKRKMNSLIASNEIRKFFFIENGTVYPVRDSGDKVKKGSNFVQESKNNTSFQSKESISISNGVYQEKEIVDKAGQTKIIDRLIVSDKEIMVVDYKSTEENKDAHIEQVKEYCSIVSEIYPGKQVKGFIIYFDSEIAIKVV